Proteins from a single region of Paenibacillus sp. BIHB 4019:
- a CDS encoding response regulator produces the protein MYKVLLVDDEEETRSGLLHEIAWERHGFEIVDTAANGREAMELIERLEPDIVATDISMPYMNGLELAEWTRKTYPLTRIVIFSGYDEFEYAKQAIGLQVDEYILKPFSAQQLLEVMDKVKERLDDEREKRENMQLLQEHYRTSLPVVKELFLSSLLTRKLPLRHIEEKAEKYELDLAGEAYMVSVLHTHVLEALPGLPLRAAESSLAASSDLDLKLFALRNVAEEVWGRLGLGKVFLHQDQVALLAVGRGSSAQELMERTLGGLAEMLQNIQKYLRFPVTIGVSSTLADVAQLKQGYEEAQQALDYHNLVGSNRIICIDDVEKRYVEELQFDELKEQALIRCLRVGTHEELEQLMTALFDEIEGVHAAYREYQLYMLEMMTAVMKLVREAGLNLYDIAGYELQIYAELQQLSGLAETRSWYMSLCEKIRHHIASRRQSSYKQLVEEAVRYTKANFHDSELSIARLCSHLHISAGYFSSLFKKEVKLTFGGYLLQLRMEAAKELLRATELKTFEIAEKVGFSDPNYFSLCFKKNVGVSAKEYRNQAMNADAP, from the coding sequence ATGTATAAAGTGCTGCTGGTAGATGATGAAGAAGAGACGCGCAGCGGGCTGCTGCACGAAATTGCATGGGAGCGCCATGGCTTTGAAATTGTGGATACGGCGGCGAACGGCAGGGAAGCGATGGAGCTGATTGAGCGTCTGGAGCCGGATATCGTAGCGACGGATATCAGCATGCCGTATATGAACGGCTTGGAGCTGGCGGAATGGACGAGGAAGACGTATCCGCTGACGCGCATCGTTATTTTTTCCGGCTATGATGAATTTGAATATGCGAAGCAGGCAATCGGCTTGCAGGTGGATGAGTATATTTTAAAGCCGTTTTCCGCGCAGCAGTTGCTTGAGGTGATGGACAAGGTGAAGGAGCGGCTGGACGATGAGCGCGAGAAGCGGGAAAATATGCAGCTTTTGCAGGAGCATTACCGTACGAGCCTGCCGGTCGTAAAGGAGCTGTTTCTGTCGTCGCTGCTCACCCGCAAGCTTCCGCTGCGGCATATTGAGGAGAAGGCAGAAAAATATGAGCTGGATTTAGCGGGCGAGGCGTACATGGTGTCCGTGCTGCACACGCATGTATTGGAAGCGCTTCCTGGATTGCCGCTCCGTGCAGCGGAAAGCTCGCTTGCGGCCTCCAGCGATCTCGACCTCAAGCTGTTTGCCCTGCGCAATGTGGCGGAGGAGGTGTGGGGCAGACTTGGGCTGGGCAAAGTTTTTCTGCATCAGGATCAAGTGGCACTGCTCGCAGTTGGACGGGGAAGTAGCGCGCAAGAGCTGATGGAACGGACGCTGGGCGGGCTTGCTGAAATGCTGCAAAATATTCAGAAATACTTGCGTTTTCCCGTAACGATTGGGGTCAGCTCAACGCTGGCGGATGTTGCGCAGCTAAAGCAGGGCTATGAGGAGGCGCAGCAGGCGCTCGATTATCATAATTTGGTGGGCAGCAACCGGATTATCTGCATTGACGATGTTGAGAAGCGCTATGTGGAAGAGCTGCAATTTGACGAGCTCAAGGAGCAGGCGCTCATTCGCTGCCTGCGGGTAGGCACGCATGAGGAGCTGGAGCAGCTGATGACAGCGCTGTTTGACGAGATTGAAGGCGTCCATGCCGCTTACCGGGAATACCAGCTTTACATGCTGGAGATGATGACGGCGGTCATGAAGCTGGTGAGGGAGGCAGGGCTGAACCTGTACGATATCGCGGGATACGAGCTGCAAATTTATGCGGAGCTGCAGCAGCTTAGCGGGCTGGCGGAGACGAGAAGCTGGTACATGTCGCTCTGCGAGAAAATTCGCCATCATATCGCCAGCCGCAGGCAAAGCTCCTACAAGCAGCTGGTCGAGGAAGCGGTGCGTTACACGAAAGCAAACTTCCATGACAGCGAGCTGTCGATAGCCCGGCTGTGCAGCCATCTGCATATTAGCGCGGGATATTTCAGCAGCCTGTTCAAGAAGGAGGTGAAGCTGACATTCGGCGGTTATTTGCTTCAGCTGCGGATGGAGGCGGCGAAGGAGCTGCTGCGGGCGACGGAGCTGAAGACGTTCGAAATTGCCGAGAAGGTCGGCTTCTCGGACCCGAATTATTTTTCACTGTGCTTTAAGAAAAATGTCGGCGTCTCTGCCAAGGAATACCGCAATCAGGCGATGAATGCGGATGCGCCATGA